One genomic region from Leptospira tipperaryensis encodes:
- a CDS encoding type II secretion system-associated lipoprotein: MFRITVFLLPGIILFLAGCGNRLIRKDAVAQINEHYADKTYYMIQDKKVSNTETFKKGMLVKIYIESTPSMVKIKCYPADHKREYAIGRMIIYQLNDEYSGKKITIEDLDKLIANELVEYKKKK, translated from the coding sequence ATGTTTCGTATCACGGTTTTCCTGCTTCCGGGGATCATTCTTTTTCTTGCGGGCTGTGGAAACCGACTGATTCGCAAAGATGCCGTTGCCCAAATCAACGAACACTACGCGGATAAGACCTATTACATGATTCAAGACAAAAAGGTCTCCAATACGGAAACCTTTAAGAAAGGGATGCTCGTTAAGATCTACATCGAGTCGACACCTTCCATGGTGAAGATTAAATGTTATCCCGCAGATCATAAAAGAGAATACGCCATCGGAAGGATGATCATCTATCAATTGAACGATGAATACAGCGGAAAAAAGATTACGATAGAGGATCTGGATAAACTGATAGCAAATGAACTCGTGGAATATAAAAAGAAAAAATAG
- a CDS encoding HD-GYP domain-containing protein: MKKFAVSELKPGMRFTKPVYLDKENLFITSNTPVTDSDLDRLNKFGIQEVMTAGELLQIGSNVATDSDQLETSIDDVIVNTIVDDDLQPLKAIYDNLNRIKVAFSNLFRESTQVLQDVFKKTLDEKPLEVTPVREIAEKLTDFVRSNQNISYLILSNNPSGYYLYNQITNATFYSLIMGKLLEYSRPKMIDLGISCLLADIGMCKVPSAVSEKNEQLNDEEFKTIMKHTILGYQILSQRMKLKNNLAIVALQHHERYDGNGYPQKLSSNAIEEQARIYAIADNFSALVTNRPHRKKILPHEAIKSMISMDVGKFDLKLVRSLLNHLSLYPVGSCVELSDKRIGVVLGPNPDKPIRPCIRIIKDEYGEMVRNLILVDLLRDTNLFISRPVDLQEITG; this comes from the coding sequence ATGAAAAAGTTTGCCGTCTCTGAACTCAAACCGGGAATGAGGTTTACGAAACCTGTCTACCTGGATAAGGAAAATTTATTCATAACCTCCAATACTCCGGTTACTGACAGCGATTTGGATCGGTTGAATAAATTCGGAATCCAAGAAGTGATGACCGCCGGAGAGTTGCTTCAGATCGGAAGTAACGTTGCAACGGATTCGGATCAATTAGAAACGAGTATCGATGACGTGATCGTAAATACGATTGTAGACGACGATCTTCAACCTCTCAAAGCGATCTACGACAACCTCAATCGAATCAAGGTGGCGTTTAGCAATCTATTCCGAGAAAGTACACAAGTCCTCCAGGACGTTTTCAAAAAGACCCTCGATGAAAAACCTCTCGAGGTCACTCCCGTTCGCGAGATCGCGGAAAAACTTACGGACTTTGTTCGTTCCAATCAGAATATTTCTTATCTCATTCTCTCCAACAATCCGAGCGGATATTATCTTTATAACCAGATCACAAACGCGACTTTTTATTCTTTGATTATGGGAAAGCTACTGGAATATTCCAGACCCAAGATGATCGATCTTGGAATTTCTTGTTTGCTAGCGGACATCGGAATGTGTAAGGTTCCTTCCGCAGTTTCCGAAAAAAACGAACAACTCAACGACGAAGAATTTAAGACGATCATGAAACATACGATTTTGGGTTATCAGATTCTTTCTCAAAGAATGAAACTCAAAAACAATCTCGCGATCGTCGCTCTTCAACATCACGAAAGATACGACGGAAACGGTTATCCTCAAAAATTGTCTTCGAACGCGATCGAAGAACAAGCAAGAATTTATGCGATTGCCGATAACTTTTCAGCGCTCGTTACCAATCGCCCTCATAGAAAAAAAATTCTTCCGCACGAAGCGATCAAATCGATGATCAGCATGGACGTAGGTAAATTCGATCTCAAATTGGTTCGTTCTCTTTTAAACCATCTTTCTCTTTATCCGGTTGGTTCTTGTGTGGAACTTTCCGACAAAAGAATCGGCGTTGTGTTGGGTCCCAACCCGGACAAACCGATTCGTCCCTGCATTCGTATTATAAAAGATGAATATGGTGAAATGGTCCGAAATTTGATTCTTGTGGATCTTCTTCGAGATACGAATCTCTTTATTTCCCGTCCCGTGGACCTACAGGAAATCACCGGCTGA
- the rplS gene encoding 50S ribosomal protein L19 — protein MNQLLREVLTPDAERKQNFAVGDTVKVHYKIVESGKERVQVYEGVVISVANEANGKTFTVRRVSYDIGVERIFPLFSPRIAKIELIRKGKVRRAKLYYLRNLAGKAARIKELKGGKTLVSEDRKRQIQEDSAAAAKVAAPAAE, from the coding sequence ATGAATCAACTTTTAAGAGAAGTATTAACTCCAGACGCAGAAAGAAAACAAAACTTTGCGGTAGGCGATACCGTTAAAGTACATTATAAAATTGTCGAGTCTGGAAAAGAAAGAGTTCAGGTTTACGAAGGTGTAGTAATTTCAGTAGCGAACGAAGCAAACGGAAAAACTTTCACTGTTCGTAGAGTTTCTTACGATATCGGCGTGGAAAGAATCTTCCCTCTTTTTTCTCCAAGAATCGCAAAGATCGAACTGATCCGCAAAGGAAAAGTAAGAAGAGCAAAACTTTATTATCTCAGAAATCTTGCCGGAAAAGCGGCTCGTATCAAAGAACTCAAGGGCGGTAAAACTCTCGTGAGCGAAGATAGAAAGAGACAAATCCAAGAAGATTCGGCAGCTGCTGCGAAAGTTGCGGCTCCGGCGGCAGAATAA
- a CDS encoding KH domain-containing protein: protein MEELLKYIVASLVEFPEEIVIREIEGEEQNIIELRVSPKDVGKVIGKNGRIAKSLRAILTAASVKAGKNFSLEIID from the coding sequence ATGGAAGAATTGCTGAAGTACATCGTTGCTTCTCTCGTTGAATTTCCCGAAGAAATCGTAATTCGGGAAATCGAAGGGGAAGAACAGAACATCATCGAACTTCGCGTTTCCCCAAAAGACGTGGGAAAAGTAATCGGTAAGAACGGTCGTATTGCAAAATCCCTGCGCGCGATTCTTACTGCGGCTTCCGTAAAAGCAGGAAAAAACTTCTCGCTCGAAATCATTGACTGA
- the rpsP gene encoding 30S ribosomal protein S16: MVKLRLQRTGTKHDPHYRIVAADSRAPRDGKFVDIVGHYHPAQIKEQTTFNKEKILTWLKNGAQPTGTVLNLFKSAGIWAEYKTTLKK, from the coding sequence TTGGTAAAGCTTAGATTACAAAGAACTGGAACCAAACACGACCCTCATTATAGAATTGTTGCCGCTGACAGCAGAGCACCTAGAGACGGAAAATTTGTAGATATCGTTGGTCACTATCATCCAGCACAAATCAAAGAACAGACTACCTTCAATAAGGAAAAAATTCTTACTTGGCTGAAAAACGGAGCTCAACCTACTGGAACCGTTTTGAACCTGTTTAAAAGCGCAGGCATTTGGGCTGAATACAAAACCACCCTGAAGAAGTAA
- a CDS encoding ribonuclease HII, with amino-acid sequence MPETKPKFEPEELRFYSESIPCGIDEAGRGPYAGPLSVALVSFSQNTLEQILDGRLLAGLTDSKKLSEKKREALYPEILKHAQISYRTFLSPDYIDQAGINRAVLEGIRKCAKLAIRVSNSTHPLQLLIDGNYNFNRYPEWSFLKNRSVFYTKGDLRIVSIAAASILAKVSRDRYMVSISKKYPRYQFDQHKGYGTKLHEELIVRHGLSDIHRRSFTGKFL; translated from the coding sequence TTGCCGGAAACAAAACCCAAATTTGAACCGGAAGAACTCCGGTTCTACTCAGAGTCCATTCCCTGCGGAATTGACGAAGCCGGAAGAGGTCCTTATGCGGGGCCTCTTTCTGTTGCACTCGTTTCCTTTTCACAAAACACTCTCGAACAAATCTTAGATGGAAGGCTCCTCGCGGGCTTAACCGATTCTAAAAAGCTCTCAGAGAAAAAAAGAGAAGCCCTCTATCCCGAGATCCTCAAACACGCGCAAATCTCCTACAGAACTTTCTTAAGCCCCGATTATATCGATCAGGCCGGAATCAACCGCGCCGTTTTAGAAGGAATTCGAAAATGCGCCAAACTAGCGATTCGGGTTTCCAACTCGACTCATCCTCTGCAACTTTTGATCGATGGGAACTACAACTTCAATCGATATCCGGAATGGAGTTTTTTAAAAAATAGGTCCGTTTTTTACACCAAAGGGGATCTAAGAATCGTGAGCATTGCGGCTGCGTCCATTCTCGCGAAAGTTAGCCGAGATCGTTATATGGTCTCTATTTCCAAAAAATATCCCCGTTATCAATTCGATCAGCACAAAGGATACGGAACAAAACTTCACGAAGAACTGATTGTTCGCCATGGTCTTTCCGATATTCATAGAAGAAGTTTTACCGGTAAATTCTTATAA
- a CDS encoding YraN family protein → MRDFRKQKGTDGETLACDFLISSGHEILKRNYRFSRYEIDIISSKEEELHFIEVKNWEEFSTFDPRFSLNRAKQMRMRTAAEAFLSQHLSFQNHFVSFDLVFINSKKGCEYYPQLF, encoded by the coding sequence TTGCGGGACTTTCGGAAACAAAAAGGAACCGATGGAGAAACTCTCGCCTGCGATTTTTTGATTTCCTCCGGTCACGAAATTCTCAAACGGAATTACCGATTTTCTCGATACGAAATCGACATAATCTCAAGCAAAGAAGAAGAGCTTCATTTTATCGAAGTTAAGAATTGGGAAGAATTTTCAACCTTCGACCCTCGTTTTTCCCTCAACCGAGCCAAACAAATGCGGATGAGAACCGCGGCGGAGGCGTTTTTGTCTCAACATCTTTCCTTTCAGAATCATTTTGTCTCATTCGATCTTGTCTTCATAAACTCTAAAAAGGGATGTGAATATTATCCTCAGCTCTTTTGA
- the rimM gene encoding ribosome maturation factor RimM (Essential for efficient processing of 16S rRNA) — protein MTEGWISLGQLGKPFGIKGFLRFNVRETVLTEFKLPIQLKLRKPDPNFPEKDITILELQAHTGKFILRIEGINTPEEAERFTGGILLLPAHLLPKIKTKDEFYISDLIGLQAVDESGKKLTWVLKEVLDNPAHPILSFTRPEGEEILIPFIHVYVGEVDLEKKTIVLNQPEVWNEI, from the coding sequence TTGACTGAAGGCTGGATTTCACTCGGCCAACTCGGAAAACCCTTTGGAATCAAAGGGTTTCTTCGTTTTAATGTGAGAGAAACCGTTCTCACAGAATTCAAACTTCCCATTCAACTAAAACTTCGCAAACCGGATCCCAATTTTCCGGAGAAAGACATTACAATTCTCGAATTGCAAGCGCATACTGGAAAGTTTATCCTTCGGATCGAAGGAATCAACACTCCGGAAGAAGCAGAAAGATTTACCGGTGGAATCCTTCTTTTACCGGCTCATCTACTTCCTAAGATCAAAACCAAGGACGAATTCTATATCTCCGATTTGATCGGACTTCAGGCCGTGGACGAATCCGGAAAGAAATTGACTTGGGTCTTGAAAGAAGTTTTAGACAATCCGGCGCATCCTATTCTTTCTTTTACACGACCTGAGGGAGAAGAAATTTTAATTCCTTTCATTCACGTCTACGTCGGGGAAGTGGATTTAGAAAAGAAAACCATCGTCCTCAATCAACCGGAGGTATGGAATGAAATTTAA
- a CDS encoding YifB family Mg chelatase-like AAA ATPase, which translates to MKNSWICLTGANLEGLEAFPVSVEMNLKRGLPRFMITGLAAQSIRESSERVRIALENSGYSCPFQNILVNLAPAGRKKEGTLLDLSIACGILVLTGQIFASGKLKRTLLLGELGLDGCLKPFKGVLPILSGISSEKYDTVILPFQNKEEAALLKKFEVYGISHLKEIEEVLENRRNPEIKSTIQVNVPPLLKTLELYQDQMVAFRAIQIAAAGWHHILLTGPPGTGKSLLARMLGSLLPPPGESEALDILKIQSAQFPLRQLFVERPYRAPHHTASDISLVGGSRDLRMGEVTLANRGVLFLDELSEYRSGVLQALREPMEEGSITVSRITGTVTYPAHFLLVAATNPCPCGYYGVEEGPCSCNAQKIKKYQAPYSGPFRDRIDLEVQMFPSKEKERKRIQIDLQESRDQVYEASKIQNQRYQDTGIFFNGQLRGELVNQYLKFNSVCEDILENQIRLHRLSIRKFNQIRKVARTIADLEASEAVEERHLLEALNFQNAGNYGENRAIA; encoded by the coding sequence ATGAAAAACTCTTGGATTTGTTTGACAGGTGCGAATTTGGAAGGATTGGAAGCCTTTCCGGTTTCCGTTGAGATGAATTTAAAACGAGGACTACCTCGGTTTATGATAACGGGCCTCGCCGCTCAGTCGATTCGAGAATCTTCCGAGCGAGTTCGAATCGCTCTGGAAAACAGCGGTTATTCTTGTCCGTTTCAGAATATTCTCGTAAACCTCGCACCCGCCGGACGAAAAAAGGAGGGAACACTCTTAGATCTTTCGATCGCTTGTGGAATCCTGGTTCTAACGGGACAGATTTTTGCATCCGGGAAATTAAAGCGAACTCTGCTTTTGGGAGAATTGGGTTTGGACGGATGTCTCAAACCGTTCAAAGGAGTTCTTCCGATCCTTTCGGGAATCTCTTCGGAAAAATACGATACGGTGATTCTTCCGTTTCAAAATAAGGAAGAAGCCGCCCTTCTCAAAAAATTTGAAGTCTACGGAATTTCTCATTTGAAAGAAATCGAAGAGGTTCTGGAGAATCGAAGAAATCCGGAAATCAAATCTACGATTCAAGTAAACGTTCCGCCGCTTTTGAAAACATTGGAATTATATCAGGATCAGATGGTTGCGTTCCGAGCGATACAAATCGCCGCGGCGGGTTGGCATCACATTCTTCTCACCGGACCTCCTGGAACGGGAAAAAGTCTTTTGGCAAGGATGTTGGGTTCACTACTTCCGCCTCCGGGAGAATCCGAAGCGCTGGATATCTTAAAAATTCAATCGGCACAATTCCCTCTCAGACAACTCTTCGTCGAAAGACCTTATCGAGCGCCGCATCATACGGCTTCGGATATATCCTTAGTCGGAGGTTCTCGGGATTTAAGAATGGGAGAAGTTACTTTAGCAAATCGAGGGGTTCTATTTTTAGATGAACTCTCGGAATATAGATCAGGTGTTTTGCAAGCCCTTCGAGAACCGATGGAAGAAGGCTCGATCACAGTTTCAAGGATTACGGGAACCGTCACTTATCCAGCGCATTTTCTTTTGGTGGCGGCAACCAATCCGTGTCCCTGCGGATACTACGGAGTGGAAGAAGGACCTTGCAGTTGTAATGCGCAAAAGATCAAAAAATACCAAGCCCCCTATTCCGGACCGTTTCGAGATCGGATCGATCTTGAAGTGCAGATGTTTCCTTCTAAAGAAAAGGAAAGAAAAAGAATCCAGATCGATCTGCAAGAATCGAGGGACCAAGTCTATGAGGCTTCGAAGATTCAGAATCAAAGATATCAGGATACGGGAATTTTTTTCAACGGTCAACTTCGCGGAGAATTGGTGAATCAGTATCTTAAATTCAATTCAGTTTGCGAAGACATACTCGAAAACCAGATTCGACTTCACAGACTTAGCATTCGAAAGTTCAACCAAATCAGAAAAGTGGCGAGGACGATCGCGGATTTGGAGGCAAGTGAAGCCGTGGAGGAAAGGCACCTTCTAGAGGCCCTGAATTTCCAGAACGCCGGAAATTACGGAGAAAACAGGGCCATCGCTTAA
- the rpe gene encoding ribulose-phosphate 3-epimerase — protein MKISASILATKLTELGKTVPDYDPSAIDLMHMDVMDGNFVPQISFGEALSKEVKALTSIPLDVHLMVSKPENHVSKYYELSPYCITFHIETTDFPVRLAQEIKSQGTKVGVSLNPGTTVSSLENVLPYIDLILLMTVEPGFYGQKFIVNGMEKIRKAKELIGSRPIELEVDGGVNDTNIQELKKNGVDIVVVGAGLYKTGNPVENAKHLKSLAKS, from the coding sequence TTGAAAATTTCCGCATCCATTTTAGCTACTAAACTCACAGAACTCGGAAAGACCGTTCCCGATTACGATCCTTCCGCCATCGACTTGATGCACATGGATGTCATGGACGGAAACTTCGTTCCTCAGATCAGCTTCGGAGAAGCCCTGAGCAAGGAAGTAAAAGCACTCACTTCCATTCCTTTGGATGTGCATCTTATGGTTTCCAAACCGGAAAACCACGTTTCCAAATACTACGAACTGAGTCCCTATTGTATTACGTTTCATATCGAAACCACCGATTTTCCGGTGCGTTTGGCTCAGGAAATCAAGTCCCAGGGAACCAAGGTCGGAGTTTCTCTGAATCCGGGAACAACCGTTTCTTCTTTGGAAAACGTTCTTCCGTATATCGATTTGATTCTTCTGATGACAGTGGAACCTGGATTTTACGGACAAAAGTTTATCGTGAACGGAATGGAAAAAATCCGCAAAGCGAAGGAACTCATCGGTTCCAGACCTATCGAACTCGAAGTGGACGGCGGCGTAAACGATACCAATATCCAAGAGCTCAAGAAGAATGGGGTGGATATCGTGGTAGTCGGAGCTGGACTTTATAAAACCGGAAACCCGGTGGAGAACGCAAAACATCTCAAATCCCTGGCAAAATCCTGA
- a CDS encoding M23 family metallopeptidase — translation MNSWNIKRKNRSSRRGGSRSAGSMSDTKKVNGKLFLIPLISSLVLSSSLGADPLKNYDAEISEYTNKDSSFFTDKEERKIKQLFSQSPENWQEEKYSLNYHKDKSNLELPSFISVNRVISSKIVSHSGVVYKNYIVKQKDTLSKIARIMKTSVQKVSSANGLKKNSTLQVGQNISVPVQVKNASREKVEFRKVFVSPVVNAKMTSRFGRRKDPFHTGSGGYHSGVDFGGAQGSPILASADGVISFAGVNGGYGNTVIIDHENGYKTMYAHCAKITIEQGTRVSAGTVIGAVGRTGSATGPHLHFEVFLNGNRINPEAALRKTLKIVTPLDPGKFARL, via the coding sequence ATGAACTCGTGGAATATAAAAAGAAAAAATAGATCCTCCCGAAGAGGTGGTTCAAGATCGGCGGGATCGATGTCCGATACTAAAAAGGTGAACGGAAAGCTCTTTTTGATTCCCCTTATCTCCTCTTTGGTTCTGTCTTCTTCCTTGGGAGCGGATCCATTGAAGAATTACGACGCGGAAATTTCCGAATACACCAATAAGGATTCTTCCTTTTTTACGGACAAAGAAGAACGTAAAATAAAACAACTATTCTCTCAATCGCCTGAAAACTGGCAGGAAGAGAAATATTCCCTCAATTATCATAAAGACAAATCCAATCTGGAACTCCCCAGCTTTATCAGCGTAAACCGAGTTATTTCTTCTAAGATTGTAAGCCATAGCGGCGTAGTATATAAGAATTATATTGTAAAGCAAAAGGATACACTTTCTAAGATCGCGAGAATTATGAAAACCTCAGTTCAGAAGGTAAGCTCCGCGAACGGACTCAAGAAAAATTCAACGCTCCAAGTGGGACAAAATATTTCGGTTCCGGTTCAAGTAAAAAACGCAAGCAGAGAAAAAGTCGAGTTTCGTAAGGTTTTTGTTTCTCCGGTCGTAAACGCAAAGATGACTTCTCGTTTTGGAAGAAGAAAGGATCCGTTTCATACCGGTTCGGGCGGTTATCATAGCGGGGTCGATTTTGGTGGAGCTCAAGGTTCTCCGATTTTGGCTTCTGCGGACGGAGTCATTTCCTTTGCCGGAGTAAACGGCGGCTACGGAAACACGGTTATCATCGATCATGAAAATGGCTACAAAACCATGTATGCTCATTGTGCAAAAATTACCATCGAACAGGGAACGAGAGTGAGCGCGGGGACGGTCATAGGAGCCGTTGGCAGAACCGGATCGGCGACGGGTCCTCACTTGCATTTCGAAGTATTCTTAAACGGAAATCGGATCAATCCGGAAGCAGCCTTAAGAAAGACCTTGAAGATTGTGACTCCCTTAGACCCCGGTAAATTTGCCAGACTCTAA
- the fmt gene encoding methionyl-tRNA formyltransferase, whose translation MKIGYFGTPEHSAELLKALIDSKIVEVLFVVTNPDRAKGRSRTPEHGPVKKIALEHGLPVFQYESIKKEKEQALQDFGSFPADLYIIFAYGSILPSEVFRNPPLTSINLHGSLLPDLRGASPVQTALWKGYTKSGITIQYITEKMDEGDVVAYQEVEITSEDNTGTLMDKITKAGITTILRLLREFDGKPFSATPQDSSKATYCGKIKAEDRILDWSLDADDLHNRIRALFPDAVATTQFREKRLHILKSRTSELPAKLPPEPGKLKRLDKKGLLTQCGDGRFLEILELQPENKNRMSSSDFLNGFRIQEGETFG comes from the coding sequence CATTCCGCAGAGCTTTTAAAAGCGTTGATCGACTCGAAGATCGTCGAAGTTCTTTTTGTAGTCACCAATCCGGACCGTGCCAAGGGAAGAAGCAGAACTCCCGAACATGGGCCCGTAAAAAAGATCGCTCTCGAACACGGACTTCCCGTGTTTCAATATGAATCCATCAAAAAAGAAAAGGAACAAGCTCTTCAAGACTTCGGATCCTTTCCTGCGGATCTCTATATCATCTTTGCTTACGGATCGATTCTTCCATCCGAGGTTTTTAGAAATCCTCCTCTGACTTCGATCAACTTACACGGCTCCCTTCTTCCGGATCTACGCGGCGCGTCCCCCGTACAAACCGCGCTCTGGAAAGGTTATACAAAATCCGGAATCACGATCCAATACATCACCGAAAAGATGGACGAGGGAGACGTTGTCGCTTATCAAGAAGTGGAAATCACTTCCGAAGATAACACCGGAACCTTGATGGATAAGATTACGAAAGCGGGAATCACAACCATTCTTCGTTTACTCCGGGAATTCGACGGCAAACCTTTCTCAGCGACTCCGCAAGATTCTTCCAAAGCAACCTATTGCGGAAAGATCAAAGCGGAAGATAGAATTCTGGATTGGTCTTTGGACGCGGATGATCTTCACAATCGAATTCGCGCTCTCTTTCCGGACGCAGTGGCAACCACTCAGTTCCGAGAGAAACGACTCCATATTCTAAAGTCCAGGACTTCCGAACTTCCGGCGAAGCTTCCGCCTGAGCCTGGTAAATTGAAACGATTGGACAAAAAAGGCCTTCTTACACAGTGTGGTGATGGTAGATTTTTGGAAATTCTGGAATTGCAACCGGAAAACAAGAACAGGATGTCCTCATCCGATTTTCTCAACGGTTTCAGAATCCAAGAAGGGGAAACATTCGGGTGA
- the trmD gene encoding tRNA (guanosine(37)-N1)-methyltransferase TrmD yields MKFNFITLFPDKIRSYFSEGLQQKAIEAGVFSVNLVRLRDFAGNKHNRVDDTIYGGGPGMLLRVEPIHKALESLGEDKGTVILTSPSGIPFHQGIATKLKEAGRPLTFISGYYEGVDHRVAEHLVDMEMSLGNYVLSAGDLASICIADAVSRLLPGFLGAGESLLDESHNHPDILEYPQFTKPSEYNGWKVPDVLLSGNHASILAWREQNRKKIDPDQERKL; encoded by the coding sequence ATGAAATTTAATTTCATCACTCTTTTTCCGGACAAGATTCGTTCTTACTTCTCAGAAGGACTTCAACAAAAAGCAATCGAAGCCGGAGTATTCTCCGTAAACCTCGTTCGCCTTCGAGACTTCGCCGGGAACAAACACAACCGTGTGGATGATACGATATACGGCGGCGGCCCGGGAATGCTGCTTCGAGTAGAACCGATTCATAAGGCTCTGGAATCTCTCGGAGAAGACAAGGGGACGGTCATTCTCACTTCTCCTTCCGGAATTCCGTTTCATCAAGGCATTGCTACGAAGTTAAAAGAAGCCGGAAGGCCTCTTACTTTTATTTCCGGATACTATGAAGGGGTGGATCATCGTGTGGCGGAACATCTAGTTGACATGGAAATGTCCCTTGGAAATTATGTATTATCTGCCGGGGATTTGGCCAGCATTTGTATAGCGGATGCGGTGTCCAGACTTCTGCCGGGTTTTTTAGGGGCAGGGGAAAGCCTGCTGGATGAGTCTCATAACCATCCCGATATTTTAGAATATCCGCAGTTTACAAAACCCTCGGAATACAATGGATGGAAAGTTCCTGACGTCCTGCTCAGTGGCAACCACGCTTCTATTTTAGCGTGGAGGGAACAAAATAGAAAGAAGATCGACCCTGATCAAGAGAGGAAATTATGA
- a CDS encoding EscU/YscU/HrcU family type III secretion system export apparatus switch protein has translation MISVALKFIPQKDDAPVITASASGLLGDTIRKIAKRNLVPIVENPILAETLSEFQVGQEIPENLYRAVGAIFSMILELDPSSGKRKI, from the coding sequence ATGATCAGTGTGGCACTTAAATTCATACCCCAAAAGGACGACGCTCCCGTAATCACCGCGTCTGCTTCCGGTCTACTGGGTGATACCATTCGTAAGATCGCAAAAAGAAATTTGGTTCCAATCGTAGAAAACCCAATTCTCGCTGAAACTCTTTCCGAATTCCAGGTTGGCCAGGAAATTCCGGAAAATTTATACAGAGCCGTGGGAGCGATTTTTTCTATGATCCTGGAGTTGGATCCAAGTTCGGGAAAAAGGAAAATTTAA
- a CDS encoding PASTA domain-containing protein, translating to MNQEQIKEKYLPIGGYILFLAAGLLLFFSAAFLVVFVRTKSTAKVIVPDLVGKSYPEVHNELNRLQLKVRLENKRYPDKTDGIILYQSIRPGREIEAGSKIVLAVNTGVDRLLVPDVRGQSIDSARANLQKVLAGETYVELQIGGITYIEPQADQLPNTVIDQIPEPGKNTTSREKVFLLVTKAPAKTKEEFAPTSFQGASFPLVQKSLTRSGIKSRVEEIISTRVRTENGLIQSARMEGDEIRFKVFYFEPELAVESGYELFSYEVGDNGEYKAVVKPENQDVADVLTLPVSLKDGEKFQTVFYRKGSVKLTLLDATDSKVKSKSYESEL from the coding sequence GTGAATCAGGAACAAATCAAAGAGAAATACCTTCCGATCGGGGGTTATATCTTATTCTTAGCGGCTGGTCTTTTATTATTCTTTAGCGCCGCATTCTTAGTCGTATTCGTTAGAACCAAAAGCACAGCGAAGGTAATCGTTCCCGATCTGGTCGGAAAGTCTTATCCCGAAGTTCACAACGAACTCAATCGTCTTCAGTTGAAGGTGCGTCTGGAAAACAAACGTTATCCAGACAAAACGGACGGAATCATTCTCTATCAATCCATTCGTCCGGGAAGAGAAATCGAAGCCGGAAGTAAGATTGTTCTCGCGGTCAACACGGGAGTGGATCGACTTCTTGTTCCCGACGTCAGGGGACAGTCCATTGATTCCGCAAGAGCTAATCTTCAAAAAGTTCTCGCCGGAGAAACTTATGTAGAATTACAAATCGGTGGAATCACTTATATTGAACCACAAGCCGACCAACTTCCAAACACGGTCATCGATCAAATCCCGGAACCAGGGAAGAATACAACTTCTCGAGAAAAAGTATTCCTACTCGTAACCAAGGCGCCTGCCAAAACAAAAGAAGAATTTGCGCCGACTTCTTTTCAAGGTGCGTCCTTTCCTCTCGTTCAAAAGAGCTTAACTCGTTCCGGAATTAAGAGTAGGGTGGAAGAAATCATCAGCACAAGAGTTCGCACCGAAAACGGACTCATTCAATCCGCGAGAATGGAAGGAGATGAAATTCGGTTCAAAGTATTCTACTTCGAACCCGAGCTCGCGGTCGAAAGCGGATATGAACTTTTCTCCTACGAGGTTGGAGACAACGGAGAATACAAGGCGGTCGTCAAACCGGAAAACCAAGACGTGGCCGATGTTCTCACACTTCCAGTGAGTCTCAAAGACGGAGAAAAGTTTCAGACCGTATTCTATAGAAAGGGAAGCGTAAAGTTAACCCTTCTAGACGCAACCGATTCCAAAGTAAAATCCAAATCCTACGAGAGTGAACTTTGA